Proteins from one Streptomyces sp. NBC_00390 genomic window:
- a CDS encoding adenylate/guanylate cyclase domain-containing protein: MTVDDTTSGAGAQPPSDSSSGSSGASARSSSSVHPTPHHEVDHTAEPTHDPLAIRLEQLILGAERRYTPFQAARTAGVSMELASRFWRAMGFADIGQAKALTEADVLALRRLAGLVEAGLLSEPMAIQVARSTGQTTARLAEWQIDSFLEGLTEPPEPGMTRTEVTYPLVELLLPELEEFLVYVWRRQLAAATGRVVQAADDEEMVDRRLAVGFADLVGFTRLTRRLEEEELGELVESFETTCADLVAAHGGRLIKTLGDEVLYAADDAGTAAEIALRLIDAMTHDESMPALRVGIAFGTVTTRMGDVFGTTVNLASRLTSIAPKDAVLVDGAFAEELIRTGDAPASEAEAAQEAATAEKEGAEPPAYRFALQPMWQRPVRGLGVIEPWLLSRRPAS; this comes from the coding sequence GTGACCGTCGACGACACCACTTCCGGCGCGGGCGCACAGCCGCCGTCGGACTCCTCCTCCGGCTCCTCCGGTGCGTCCGCCCGATCGTCGTCCTCGGTGCATCCGACGCCGCACCACGAGGTCGACCACACGGCGGAACCGACGCACGACCCGCTCGCCATCCGGCTGGAGCAGCTGATCCTGGGGGCCGAGCGGCGCTACACCCCCTTCCAGGCCGCCCGCACCGCGGGCGTCTCCATGGAGCTGGCCTCCCGGTTCTGGCGGGCGATGGGCTTCGCCGACATCGGGCAGGCGAAGGCGCTCACCGAGGCGGACGTGCTGGCGCTGCGGCGGCTCGCCGGTCTGGTCGAGGCAGGCCTGCTCAGCGAGCCGATGGCGATCCAGGTCGCGCGCTCGACCGGGCAGACCACCGCCCGGCTGGCGGAATGGCAGATCGATTCCTTCCTGGAGGGCCTGACCGAGCCGCCCGAGCCGGGGATGACCCGCACCGAGGTCACCTATCCGCTGGTCGAGCTGCTGCTGCCCGAGCTCGAGGAGTTCCTGGTCTACGTGTGGCGGCGGCAGCTCGCCGCGGCCACCGGACGCGTGGTGCAGGCCGCCGACGACGAGGAGATGGTCGACCGCAGACTGGCCGTCGGCTTCGCGGACCTCGTGGGCTTCACGCGGCTGACCCGCCGCCTGGAGGAGGAAGAACTCGGCGAGCTGGTCGAGTCGTTCGAGACCACGTGCGCGGACCTGGTCGCGGCGCACGGCGGCCGGCTGATCAAGACCCTCGGCGACGAGGTGCTGTACGCGGCGGACGACGCGGGCACGGCGGCGGAGATCGCGCTGCGCCTGATCGACGCCATGACGCACGACGAGTCGATGCCGGCGCTGCGGGTCGGTATCGCCTTCGGCACGGTCACGACGCGCATGGGCGACGTGTTCGGTACGACGGTGAACCTGGCGAGCCGCCTCACCTCGATAGCGCCGAAGGACGCGGTCCTGGTCGACGGGGCGTTCGCCGAGGAGCTGATCCGCACGGGGGACGCACCGGCCTCGGAGGCGGAGGCGGCCCAGGAGGCGGCCACGGCGGAGAAGGAGGGCGCCGAGCCCCCCGCGTACCGCTTCGCCCTCCAGCCGATGTGGCAGCGGCCGGTGCGTGGCCTCGGCGTGATCGAGCCGTGGCTGCTGTCGCGGCGCCCGGCATCCTGA
- a CDS encoding diguanylate cyclase domain-containing protein: MAEDRRLRAVVALAQAMAAAHTPRDSWRAAALGACDALAGTFAALSVWERERGRLRVLVNAGERADGEEEFPESETYPVNHFPEIAEFLHERWAAGGEPDGWVETVDGPATPEHGYSHQRMAALRRRKRGCCVVAPIVLHGRAWGELYVARPPAAPVFDRDDADFATVLASVVAAGISQTERLEEVRRLAFTDPLTGLANRRAVDARLDEAIEAHRADGTVVSLVVCDLNGLKQVNDTHGHAVGDRLLERFGSVLSLCGAMLPGALAARLGGDEFCLVTVGPPAGDVVRVADELCVRAQELELGEGVACGVASTGDPIGQVRSGRRLFRLADAAQYRAKAARSPKPVVAGRDGTVLRLADTPPRSPQDRRRFRDARPEDDQEPWSEP, translated from the coding sequence ATGGCTGAGGATCGGCGGTTGCGGGCCGTGGTGGCGCTGGCGCAGGCGATGGCGGCCGCCCACACACCGCGCGACTCCTGGCGGGCGGCGGCGCTGGGCGCCTGTGACGCGCTCGCCGGGACCTTCGCCGCGCTCTCGGTGTGGGAGCGGGAGCGCGGGCGGCTCCGGGTGCTCGTCAACGCGGGCGAACGGGCCGACGGCGAGGAGGAGTTCCCCGAGTCGGAGACGTACCCCGTCAACCACTTCCCGGAGATCGCCGAGTTCCTGCACGAGCGGTGGGCCGCCGGCGGAGAACCGGACGGCTGGGTGGAGACGGTGGACGGTCCGGCCACGCCCGAGCACGGTTACAGCCACCAGAGGATGGCCGCCCTGCGGCGCCGCAAGCGCGGCTGCTGCGTCGTCGCGCCCATCGTGCTGCACGGGCGGGCCTGGGGCGAGCTCTATGTCGCCCGCCCGCCGGCCGCCCCCGTCTTCGACCGGGACGACGCCGACTTCGCCACGGTCCTCGCCTCGGTCGTGGCCGCCGGGATCTCGCAGACCGAGCGGCTGGAGGAGGTGCGCCGGCTCGCCTTCACCGATCCGCTGACCGGGCTCGCCAACCGCCGTGCCGTCGACGCCCGTCTCGACGAGGCCATCGAGGCGCACCGCGCGGACGGGACGGTGGTCAGTCTCGTCGTATGCGATCTCAACGGCCTGAAGCAGGTGAACGACACCCACGGCCATGCGGTCGGCGACCGGCTGCTGGAGCGGTTCGGATCGGTCCTGTCGCTGTGCGGCGCGATGCTGCCGGGCGCGCTGGCCGCCCGGCTGGGCGGGGACGAGTTCTGTCTGGTCACGGTGGGTCCTCCGGCGGGCGACGTGGTCCGGGTCGCCGATGAACTGTGCGTCCGCGCCCAGGAGTTGGAGCTCGGCGAGGGAGTCGCGTGCGGGGTCGCGTCGACCGGGGACCCGATCGGCCAGGTCCGCTCGGGCCGCCGGCTGTTCCGGCTCGCGGACGCGGCCCAGTACCGGGCGAAGGCGGCGCGCTCCCCGAAGCCCGTGGTGGCGGGCCGCGACGGCACGGTGCTCCGGCTCGCCGACACCCCGCCGCGCTCGCCGCAGGACCGCCGCCGCTTCCGGGACGCGCGGCCGGAGGACGACCAGGAGCCGTGGAGCGAGCCCTGA
- a CDS encoding enoyl-CoA hydratase/isomerase family protein — MAESEQRFGEFVVVRRHEQGHVAELVLDRPKAMNAVSTEMARSIGDACAALGADRDVRVTVLTSSHERAFCVGADLKERNSFTDAELVRQRPTARGAYTGVLELPMPAVAAVHGFALGGGFELALSCDVIVADATAVVGLPEVSVGVIPGGGGTQLLPRRVGAARAAELVFSARRVEAAEARELGLVDVLADDARTEALALAARIAANSPVGLRNAKRAMRLGQGLDLRAGLEVEDAAWRATAFSGDRAEGVAAFNEKRTPQWPGE, encoded by the coding sequence ATGGCCGAGTCCGAGCAGCGGTTCGGGGAGTTCGTCGTCGTGCGCAGGCACGAGCAGGGGCATGTCGCCGAGCTCGTGCTGGACCGGCCGAAGGCCATGAACGCCGTCTCCACCGAGATGGCCCGCTCCATCGGTGACGCCTGTGCCGCGCTCGGCGCGGACCGGGACGTACGCGTGACCGTCCTGACCTCCTCGCACGAGCGGGCCTTCTGCGTCGGTGCCGACCTCAAGGAGCGGAACTCCTTCACCGACGCCGAGTTGGTGCGGCAGCGGCCCACCGCGCGGGGCGCGTACACCGGCGTGCTGGAGCTGCCGATGCCGGCCGTCGCCGCCGTGCACGGATTCGCTCTCGGCGGGGGATTCGAGCTCGCGCTGTCCTGCGATGTGATCGTCGCCGACGCCACCGCCGTCGTCGGCCTGCCCGAGGTTTCCGTCGGCGTCATCCCCGGAGGCGGCGGCACCCAGCTGCTGCCGCGCCGCGTCGGTGCGGCCCGTGCCGCCGAGCTGGTCTTCTCGGCACGGCGGGTGGAGGCCGCCGAGGCGCGGGAGTTGGGTCTGGTCGACGTCCTCGCGGACGACGCCCGCACCGAGGCCCTCGCCCTCGCGGCCAGGATCGCCGCGAACTCCCCGGTCGGGCTGCGCAACGCCAAGCGCGCGATGCGGCTCGGGCAGGGACTCGACCTGCGGGCCGGTCTGGAGGTCGAGGACGCGGCCTGGCGTGCCACCGCCTTCTCCGGGGACCGCGCCGAGGGCGTGGCGGCCTTCAACGAGAAGCGCACGCCCCAGTGGCCCGGAGAGTGA
- the hutH gene encoding histidine ammonia-lyase — MHTVVVGTSGTTAADVIAVARGGARIELSDEARTALAAARAVVDALAAKPEPVYGVSTGFGALASRHINPDLRAQLQRNIVRSHAAGMGPRVEREVVRALMFLRLKTVASGHTGVRPEVAQTMADVLNAGITPVVHEYGSLGCSGDLAPLSHCALALMGEGDAEGPDGTVRPAGELLAEHGVEPVVLREKEGLALLNGTDGMLGMLIMALADLERLYKSADVTAALSLEALLGTEKVLAPELHAIRPHPGQAASAANMLAVLKGSGLTGHFQEEEAPRVQDAYSVRCAPQVAGAGRDTMAHARLVADRELASSVDNPVVLADGRVESNGNFHGAPVAYVLDFLAIAAADLGSIAERRTDRLLDKNRSHGLPPFLADDAGVDSGLMIAQYTQAALVSEMKRQAVPASADSIPSSAMQEDHVSMGWSAARKLRTAIGNLNRIIAVELYAATRAIELRRHLTPAPASQAAIAALRAAGVEGPGPDRFLAPDLEAADAFVRDGRLVEAVEPVTGPLA; from the coding sequence ATGCACACTGTCGTGGTGGGGACGTCCGGTACCACCGCCGCCGACGTCATCGCCGTGGCCCGCGGGGGCGCCCGTATCGAGCTCTCCGACGAGGCCCGCACCGCCCTCGCAGCGGCCCGCGCCGTCGTGGACGCACTGGCCGCCAAGCCCGAGCCCGTCTACGGGGTCTCCACCGGATTCGGCGCCCTCGCCTCCCGGCACATCAACCCCGACCTCCGGGCCCAGCTGCAGCGCAACATCGTGCGCTCGCACGCCGCCGGCATGGGCCCGCGCGTCGAGCGCGAGGTCGTCCGCGCCCTGATGTTCCTGCGTCTGAAGACCGTCGCCTCCGGCCACACCGGAGTACGCCCCGAGGTCGCGCAGACCATGGCCGACGTGCTGAACGCCGGCATCACGCCCGTCGTCCACGAGTACGGCTCCCTGGGCTGCTCCGGAGACCTCGCCCCGCTCTCCCACTGCGCCCTGGCCCTCATGGGCGAGGGGGACGCCGAAGGCCCCGACGGCACCGTCCGCCCGGCCGGTGAGCTCCTCGCCGAGCACGGCGTCGAGCCCGTCGTGCTGCGCGAGAAGGAGGGCCTCGCCCTCCTCAACGGCACCGACGGCATGCTCGGCATGCTGATCATGGCCCTCGCCGACCTCGAGCGGCTCTACAAGTCCGCCGACGTCACCGCGGCCCTGTCGCTGGAGGCCCTGCTCGGCACCGAGAAGGTCCTCGCCCCCGAGCTGCACGCCATCCGCCCGCACCCCGGCCAGGCCGCCTCGGCCGCCAACATGCTCGCGGTGCTCAAGGGCTCCGGGCTCACCGGCCACTTCCAGGAGGAGGAGGCGCCCCGCGTCCAGGACGCCTACTCGGTGCGCTGCGCCCCGCAGGTCGCGGGCGCCGGCCGCGACACGATGGCGCACGCCCGCCTGGTCGCCGACCGCGAACTCGCCTCCTCGGTCGACAACCCGGTGGTCCTCGCCGACGGAAGGGTCGAGTCCAACGGCAACTTCCACGGCGCACCCGTCGCGTACGTCCTGGACTTCCTCGCCATCGCCGCCGCCGACCTCGGCTCCATCGCCGAGCGCCGCACCGACCGGCTCCTCGACAAGAACCGCTCGCACGGCCTGCCGCCGTTCCTCGCCGACGACGCCGGCGTCGACTCCGGCCTGATGATCGCCCAGTACACCCAGGCCGCCCTGGTCAGCGAGATGAAGCGGCAGGCCGTCCCGGCCTCCGCCGACTCCATCCCGTCCTCCGCGATGCAGGAGGACCACGTCTCCATGGGCTGGTCGGCCGCGCGCAAGCTGCGCACCGCCATCGGCAACCTCAACCGGATCATCGCCGTCGAGCTGTACGCGGCGACCCGCGCGATCGAACTGCGGCGCCATCTGACCCCGGCCCCCGCCTCGCAGGCCGCCATCGCCGCCCTGCGCGCCGCGGGCGTCGAGGGCCCCGGCCCTGACCGGTTCCTCGCCCCCGACCTGGAGGCCGCGGACGCCTTCGTACGGGACGGGAGGCTCGTCGAGGCCGTGGAGCCGGTGACCGGCCCGCTGGCCTAG